From the genome of uncultured Cohaesibacter sp., one region includes:
- a CDS encoding AMP nucleosidase encodes MNTPFSVIAPNQFNHETYRKAEEAIDRLLLIYEAHTEFLQNAFARVAQGDVPASGRYRATYPEIRLTTDTHAHIDSRLSFGHVPGPGRYATTITRPDLFRHYLKTQIELLLANHNVAIEVGPSDTPIPVHFAWPNGMDVDGALPETWERPLRDVFDVPDLAITDDAIVNGTQHFGPDEIVPLAPFTGPRIDYSLHRLAHYTATKPEHFQNFVLFTNYQFYVDEFVNWARKQMADGNSEYEEFVEPGNVITPNGASSPQIGTPLSRLPQMPAYHIKRPGQDGISLVNIGVGPSNAKTITDHIAVLRPHAWLMLGHCAGLRNTQRLGDYVLAHGYVREDHVLDADLPTWVPIPPLAEIQVALEKAVADITGYNGYELKRIMRTGTVATIDNRNWELRDHREPVERLSQSRAIGLDMESATIAANGFRFRVPYGTLLCVSDKPLHGELKLPGMASSFYTQQVGQHLQIGIKAMEELRKMPIERIHSRKLRSFAETAFQ; translated from the coding sequence ATGAATACCCCCTTTTCCGTCATTGCACCAAATCAGTTCAATCACGAAACCTACCGCAAGGCTGAAGAAGCCATTGATCGCCTGCTGCTGATCTATGAAGCGCACACCGAGTTTCTTCAGAATGCATTCGCACGCGTGGCACAGGGTGATGTGCCTGCCTCAGGACGCTACCGGGCGACCTACCCCGAGATTCGTCTGACCACAGACACCCACGCACATATCGACAGCCGCCTGTCCTTTGGCCATGTTCCCGGCCCCGGTCGATATGCCACCACCATCACCAGACCGGATCTGTTCCGCCACTATCTGAAAACGCAGATCGAGCTGCTGCTGGCCAACCACAATGTGGCCATCGAAGTCGGCCCTTCGGACACCCCGATCCCGGTACATTTCGCCTGGCCCAACGGCATGGACGTGGATGGCGCACTGCCCGAAACATGGGAACGCCCCTTGCGCGACGTGTTCGATGTGCCTGATCTCGCGATCACCGACGACGCCATCGTCAATGGCACCCAGCATTTCGGCCCGGACGAGATTGTCCCGCTGGCCCCCTTCACCGGCCCGCGCATTGACTATTCGCTCCATCGCCTCGCCCACTATACGGCGACGAAACCGGAGCATTTCCAGAACTTCGTCCTCTTCACCAACTATCAGTTCTATGTCGATGAGTTCGTCAACTGGGCCCGCAAGCAGATGGCAGATGGCAATTCGGAATATGAGGAATTTGTCGAGCCCGGCAACGTCATCACGCCAAATGGTGCCTCTTCACCCCAGATCGGAACGCCCCTCTCGCGCTTGCCGCAGATGCCTGCCTACCACATCAAGCGCCCGGGACAGGACGGCATTTCACTGGTCAACATCGGCGTCGGGCCATCCAACGCCAAGACCATCACCGACCATATCGCGGTCTTGCGCCCCCATGCCTGGCTGATGCTGGGCCATTGTGCCGGACTGCGCAACACACAGCGCCTCGGCGACTATGTGCTGGCGCACGGCTATGTCCGCGAAGACCATGTGCTTGATGCAGATCTGCCGACATGGGTGCCGATTCCACCCCTCGCCGAAATTCAGGTTGCACTGGAAAAGGCCGTTGCCGACATCACCGGCTACAACGGCTATGAGCTCAAGCGGATCATGCGAACCGGCACCGTGGCGACCATCGACAACAGGAACTGGGAGCTGCGCGACCACCGCGAGCCCGTCGAGCGCCTGTCCCAGTCCCGCGCCATCGGCCTCGACATGGAATCCGCAACCATCGCCGCCAACGGCTTCCGCTTCCGCGTGCCCTACGGCACGCTGCTGTGCGTTTCGGACAAGCCACTGCATGGCGAACTGAAGCTCCCGGGCATGGCCAGCTCCTTCTACACCCAGCAGGTTGGCCAGCATCTTCAGATCGGCATCAAGGCGATGGAAGAGCTGCGCAAAATGCCCATAGAGCGCATCCATTCAAGGAAGCTGCGCAGCTTCGCAGAGACTGCTTTCCAGTAG
- a CDS encoding LysE family translocator: MSFEFFITSFFVVITPGTGMIYTLATTLGYGFRSGLLAALGGTLSIISHIAAAILGLAALLHASAMAFQIVKFAGVAYLIYMAYKMLKDKEQLNAESLASEEREGRTARVIIRDGILLNLLNPKLSIFFLAFLPQFIDVDVANPVFEMAGLGAIFMLMTFLVFALVSFAAASVRDRVLSRPAIMAWLKRGFAATFVMLGARLALTDR, encoded by the coding sequence ATGTCCTTTGAATTTTTCATCACCTCCTTTTTTGTCGTGATCACGCCGGGAACCGGCATGATCTATACGTTGGCGACGACGCTGGGTTATGGATTCCGGTCCGGGCTTCTCGCGGCGCTGGGTGGAACGCTTTCCATCATCTCCCATATTGCCGCTGCGATTCTGGGGTTGGCGGCTCTTCTTCATGCCAGCGCCATGGCATTCCAGATCGTCAAGTTCGCCGGTGTCGCCTATCTCATTTACATGGCCTACAAGATGCTCAAGGACAAGGAGCAGTTGAACGCAGAGAGCCTTGCCTCCGAAGAGCGGGAAGGGCGCACTGCACGGGTGATCATTCGTGACGGCATCCTGCTCAATCTGCTCAATCCCAAGCTGTCGATCTTCTTTCTGGCCTTTCTGCCTCAGTTCATCGACGTGGATGTTGCCAATCCGGTGTTCGAGATGGCCGGGCTTGGCGCCATTTTCATGCTGATGACATTTCTGGTTTTCGCACTGGTCAGCTTTGCTGCCGCCTCTGTTCGGGATAGGGTGCTGAGCCGTCCCGCCATCATGGCATGGTTGAAGCGGGGCTTTGCCGCCACGTTCGTCATGCTCGGCGCGCGTCTCGCCCTGACGGACCGGTGA
- a CDS encoding vitamin B12-dependent ribonucleotide reductase, translated as MRVERRYTEEGKSAYDGIEFRKATSEIRNPDGSIVFQLENIDVPTAWSQVASDILAQKYFRKAGVPAILKRVEENSVPSWLWRSVSDQEALAQLPEDQRYGPEMSAQQVFDRLAGTWTYWGWKGGYFDTEADARAFFDELCYMLCTQRVAPNSPQWFNTGLHWAYGIDGPSQGHHYVDFETGRLTRSASAYEHPQPHACFIQSISDDLVNEGGIMDLWVREARLFKYGSGTGTNFSSLRSEGEPLSGGGKSSGLMSFLKIGDRAAGAIKSGGTTRRAAKMVVVDIDHPDIEAYINWKVKEEEKVAAIVTGSKIVSKHLKAIMKACVNCQGSNDECFDPAKNPALKREIRAAKKSQVPENYIRRVIQFAKQGFKDLKFETYNTDWDSGAYLTVSGQNSNNSVRVTDDFLNAVKEDRDWNLIGRIKGDIRKTVKARDLWDQIGYAAWASADPGLQYHTTINEWHTCRTDGDIIASNPCSEYMFLDNTACNLASINLLQFRNEDGTINVEQFEHTVRLWTMVLEISVLMAQFPSKEIAERSYLYRTLGLGYANIGGLLMTSGIPYDSAEGRAICGAISALMTGTAYATSAEMAKELGAFARYQDNSEHMLRVMRNHRRAAYGDHEGYEALDITPVALDHDSCTDKTLIQHAVAAWDKAVDLGQQYGYRNAQTTVVAPTGTIGLVMDCDTTGIEPDFALVKFKKLAGGGYFKIINRAVPNALRKLGYNEEQIKDMEAYAVGRGSLASCNAISHNALKAKGFTDEKISAIESGLGSAFDIKFAFNKWSLGEDFCRDVLKFDGEQLDDPSFDMLSALGFSKEEIDVANIHVCGAMTLEGAPHLKDEHLPVFDCANPCGRIGKRYLSVESHIRMMAASQPFISGAISKTINMPNDASVEDCKDAYMLSWRLALKANALYRDGSKLSQPLNSQLLSDDDDEAEDIVEAISATSAPMQERATLVTEKIVERIIERHVRDREKLPDRRKGYTQKARVGGHKVYLTTGEYEDGRLGEIFIDMHKEGAAFRSIMNNFAIAISLGLQYGVPLDEYVDAFTFTRFEPAGMVQGNAAIKNATSILDYIFRELAVSYLDRHDLAHVNPADIEATAMSKGSAEGKLTVPISKGLLRGNSKRFKLVEGNDVPAAKPAKAATETAHAVMPSSATMLKQGSQVQHDHDHDHDHHVQLGTAEAKPEPTKANQIALARMKGYEGESCSECGNFTMVRNGTCLKCDTCGSTSGCS; from the coding sequence ATGCGTGTAGAGCGGCGCTATACCGAAGAAGGCAAATCTGCCTATGACGGGATCGAATTTCGTAAGGCAACGAGCGAAATCCGCAACCCAGATGGCTCCATTGTATTTCAGCTGGAAAACATCGATGTTCCGACGGCCTGGTCACAGGTCGCCTCCGACATTCTGGCTCAGAAATATTTCCGCAAGGCTGGCGTACCTGCCATTCTGAAACGGGTCGAAGAGAATTCCGTGCCGTCCTGGCTGTGGCGTTCCGTCTCCGATCAAGAGGCCCTTGCCCAGCTGCCCGAAGATCAGCGCTACGGCCCTGAGATGTCCGCACAGCAAGTGTTCGACCGTCTCGCCGGTACGTGGACCTATTGGGGCTGGAAAGGCGGCTACTTCGACACGGAAGCCGATGCGCGCGCCTTCTTTGACGAACTGTGCTACATGCTCTGCACCCAGCGTGTCGCCCCCAACTCGCCGCAGTGGTTCAACACCGGCCTGCACTGGGCCTATGGCATCGACGGTCCGAGCCAGGGTCACCATTACGTAGACTTTGAAACCGGTCGTCTCACCCGCTCTGCCAGTGCCTACGAGCATCCCCAGCCCCATGCCTGCTTCATCCAGTCCATCTCCGATGATCTGGTCAACGAAGGCGGCATCATGGACCTGTGGGTTCGCGAAGCACGCCTGTTCAAATACGGCTCCGGCACCGGCACCAACTTCTCCTCCCTGCGCTCCGAAGGCGAGCCGCTCTCTGGTGGTGGCAAGTCGTCCGGCCTGATGTCCTTCCTCAAGATCGGCGACCGTGCAGCGGGCGCGATCAAGTCCGGCGGCACCACTCGCCGTGCGGCCAAGATGGTTGTTGTCGACATCGACCATCCCGATATCGAGGCCTACATCAACTGGAAGGTCAAGGAAGAGGAAAAGGTCGCCGCGATCGTCACCGGCTCCAAGATCGTCTCCAAACATCTCAAAGCCATCATGAAGGCCTGCGTCAATTGTCAGGGCTCCAATGATGAATGCTTCGACCCGGCCAAGAACCCGGCCCTGAAGCGCGAAATCCGCGCAGCCAAGAAATCTCAGGTACCCGAGAACTATATCCGCCGCGTCATCCAGTTCGCCAAACAGGGTTTCAAGGATCTCAAGTTCGAGACCTACAACACCGACTGGGACAGCGGCGCCTATCTCACCGTCTCCGGCCAGAACTCGAACAACTCGGTTCGCGTCACCGACGACTTCCTCAACGCCGTCAAGGAAGACCGCGACTGGAACCTCATTGGCCGCATCAAGGGCGATATCCGCAAAACCGTGAAAGCCCGCGATCTGTGGGATCAGATCGGCTATGCCGCTTGGGCATCCGCTGATCCGGGGCTGCAGTATCACACCACCATCAACGAGTGGCACACCTGCCGGACGGATGGCGACATCATCGCGTCCAACCCCTGCTCGGAATATATGTTCCTCGACAACACGGCCTGTAACCTGGCGTCGATCAACCTCTTGCAGTTCCGCAACGAAGACGGAACCATCAATGTCGAGCAGTTCGAACACACCGTCCGCCTGTGGACCATGGTGCTCGAGATCTCCGTGCTGATGGCCCAGTTCCCGTCCAAGGAAATTGCCGAGCGGTCCTATCTCTACCGCACCCTCGGCCTTGGCTATGCCAACATTGGCGGCCTGCTGATGACCTCGGGCATTCCTTATGACAGTGCCGAAGGCCGTGCCATCTGTGGCGCCATCTCCGCGCTGATGACCGGTACCGCCTATGCAACTTCGGCTGAAATGGCCAAGGAACTTGGTGCCTTTGCCCGTTATCAGGACAATTCCGAGCACATGCTCCGCGTCATGCGCAACCATCGCCGAGCAGCCTATGGTGACCATGAAGGCTACGAAGCACTCGACATCACACCGGTTGCCCTCGACCACGACAGCTGCACCGACAAGACCCTCATCCAGCACGCTGTTGCCGCATGGGACAAAGCCGTTGATCTCGGCCAGCAGTATGGCTATCGCAACGCCCAGACCACCGTTGTCGCCCCGACGGGCACCATCGGTCTGGTCATGGACTGCGACACCACCGGCATCGAGCCCGACTTTGCTCTGGTCAAATTCAAAAAACTGGCCGGTGGCGGCTACTTCAAGATCATCAACCGTGCTGTTCCGAACGCCCTGCGCAAACTCGGCTACAACGAAGAGCAGATCAAGGACATGGAAGCCTACGCCGTTGGCCGTGGCTCTCTCGCCAGCTGCAACGCGATCAGCCACAATGCGCTGAAAGCAAAAGGCTTTACCGACGAGAAGATCTCCGCGATCGAATCTGGCCTTGGCAGTGCCTTCGACATCAAGTTCGCCTTCAACAAATGGAGCCTTGGCGAAGATTTCTGCAGGGACGTCCTCAAGTTCGATGGCGAACAGCTTGATGATCCGAGCTTCGACATGCTGTCCGCCCTTGGCTTCAGCAAGGAAGAGATCGACGTTGCCAACATCCATGTTTGCGGTGCGATGACGCTGGAAGGCGCCCCTCACCTCAAGGACGAGCATCTGCCGGTCTTCGATTGCGCCAACCCGTGCGGTCGTATCGGCAAGCGCTACCTGTCGGTTGAAAGCCACATCCGCATGATGGCCGCTTCCCAGCCCTTCATCTCCGGCGCAATCTCCAAGACGATCAACATGCCGAACGATGCATCGGTCGAGGATTGCAAGGATGCCTACATGCTGTCCTGGCGTCTGGCCCTCAAAGCCAACGCGCTCTATCGTGACGGATCCAAACTCAGCCAGCCGCTGAACAGCCAGTTGCTGTCCGATGATGATGACGAGGCCGAAGATATCGTAGAAGCCATTTCCGCGACCTCTGCTCCGATGCAGGAACGCGCCACGCTGGTTACCGAGAAGATCGTCGAGCGTATCATCGAGCGTCACGTTCGTGATCGCGAGAAGCTTCCTGATCGCCGCAAGGGCTACACCCAGAAAGCCCGCGTCGGCGGCCACAAGGTCTATCTGACCACCGGTGAATATGAAGACGGTCGCCTCGGCGAGATCTTCATCGACATGCACAAGGAAGGCGCAGCGTTCCGTTCGATCATGAACAACTTCGCCATCGCCATCTCGCTCGGCCTGCAGTATGGCGTGCCGCTTGATGAATATGTCGACGCCTTCACCTTCACCCGGTTCGAACCGGCTGGCATGGTTCAGGGCAACGCGGCCATCAAGAATGCCACGTCGATCCTCGACTATATCTTCCGCGAACTGGCCGTGTCCTATCTCGACCGTCACGATCTGGCCCACGTCAATCCGGCCGACATCGAGGCAACCGCGATGAGCAAGGGCAGTGCCGAAGGCAAACTGACCGTGCCAATCTCCAAAGGCCTGCTGCGTGGCAATTCCAAACGCTTCAAGCTGGTCGAAGGAAATGATGTTCCGGCAGCAAAACCCGCAAAGGCTGCAACTGAAACGGCTCACGCCGTGATGCCATCCTCTGCGACCATGCTCAAGCAGGGCAGTCAGGTTCAGCATGATCACGATCATGATCATGACCACCATGTTCAGCTTGGCACCGCGGAAGCGAAACCCGAGCCGACCAAGGCAAACCAGATCGCTCTGGCACGCATGAAAGGCTATGAAGGCGAAAGCTGCTCCGAATGTGGCAACTTCACCATGGTCCGCAACGGCACCTGCCTCAAATGCGACACCTGCGGCTCCACGAGCGGCTGCTCCTGA
- a CDS encoding response regulator: MEHHSAFGLDIESLDIVIVDDSKTVLTMIRSMISSMKVARVRSYDRGDLALQAILQEPPNVILTDLAMSPMSGMQLIRLIRQQTMEPLCFIPVIVITAHATQARVAQLFEVGAHHVLAKPLSSAVLQNRLKALSADRRVMRLEGDRYVIDGMREVLAEKQSRLQSLDKAREFHEEVLPKAKESQREADEILRGFDMFDEDNGRALPYASSGKRIAEHLREARKREESETPASNRPQTKRYASVRGRSGR; encoded by the coding sequence ATGGAACATCATTCAGCTTTTGGACTGGATATCGAATCGCTTGATATTGTCATAGTCGATGACTCCAAAACGGTCTTGACCATGATTCGATCAATGATCTCTTCGATGAAGGTTGCAAGAGTGAGATCCTATGATCGCGGTGACCTTGCACTTCAGGCCATCCTGCAGGAACCGCCGAACGTCATCCTTACGGATCTGGCGATGTCGCCCATGTCTGGTATGCAGCTGATCCGATTGATCCGGCAGCAGACCATGGAGCCCCTGTGCTTCATTCCAGTAATCGTCATCACCGCCCACGCGACTCAGGCCCGCGTGGCACAGCTGTTCGAGGTCGGGGCTCATCACGTTCTGGCCAAGCCCTTGTCGTCTGCCGTTCTGCAAAACCGTCTTAAAGCGCTGAGTGCCGATCGCCGCGTGATGCGTCTTGAAGGTGATCGCTATGTCATTGACGGTATGCGCGAGGTTCTTGCCGAGAAGCAGTCGCGCCTGCAGTCCTTGGACAAGGCGCGGGAGTTCCACGAAGAGGTTCTGCCCAAGGCCAAGGAATCGCAGCGCGAAGCAGACGAGATCCTGCGCGGCTTTGACATGTTCGACGAGGACAATGGCCGCGCCTTGCCCTATGCTTCGAGCGGCAAGAGGATCGCCGAGCATCTGCGTGAGGCCCGCAAACGCGAGGAAAGCGAGACGCCTGCGAGCAACCGTCCCCAAACCAAGCGCTATGCCAGCGTCAGGGGTCGGAGCGGCCGCTAG
- a CDS encoding NADH:ubiquinone oxidoreductase subunit NDUFA12 codes for MKKTLLLLFTWWGNVTLGTLLHTRRRGILVGQDEFGNKYYKQSVKHNASYSGSRKGERRWVIYAQEADASAVPPGWHGWLHYRTDMAPSQDETVSWPWQKPHQPNKTGTPEAYRPAGSILSPQSRQPVAGDYEAWSPEG; via the coding sequence ATGAAAAAGACACTGCTTTTGCTCTTCACATGGTGGGGCAATGTGACCCTTGGTACGCTGCTTCACACCAGACGCCGGGGCATTCTTGTCGGACAGGATGAGTTCGGCAACAAATATTACAAACAGTCGGTCAAGCATAATGCGAGCTACTCGGGAAGCCGGAAGGGCGAGCGCCGCTGGGTGATCTATGCGCAGGAGGCGGACGCGAGCGCGGTGCCGCCGGGCTGGCATGGCTGGTTGCACTATCGCACCGATATGGCACCAAGTCAGGATGAGACAGTGTCCTGGCCCTGGCAGAAACCGCATCAGCCGAACAAGACCGGGACGCCGGAAGCCTATCGCCCCGCCGGGTCCATTCTTTCGCCTCAGAGCCGTCAGCCGGTTGCTGGGGATTATGAAGCCTGGTCGCCGGAAGGCTGA
- a CDS encoding DUF2155 domain-containing protein, with protein sequence MCLKNRQWFTKAALWFGGLALTVGVLLGSPANAQRVDNQVTVFSGLDKITGRIIQFDVYINETVQFGALQVTPRACHTRPETERQQVTAFVEVDEITLERKVRRIFTGWMFASSPGLNAVEHGVYDVWLEGCKQSSDVPKPQ encoded by the coding sequence ATGTGTTTGAAGAACCGCCAATGGTTCACGAAAGCCGCCCTGTGGTTTGGCGGGCTCGCCCTGACTGTTGGTGTTCTGCTTGGCTCGCCAGCCAACGCCCAGAGAGTTGACAATCAGGTCACGGTCTTTTCCGGTCTCGACAAGATCACTGGCCGGATTATCCAGTTTGATGTCTATATCAATGAGACCGTTCAGTTTGGCGCGTTGCAGGTTACTCCGCGGGCCTGCCATACACGGCCCGAAACCGAGCGCCAGCAGGTGACCGCCTTTGTCGAAGTCGACGAGATCACCCTTGAGCGCAAGGTTCGCCGGATTTTCACCGGATGGATGTTTGCGTCCAGTCCCGGCCTCAATGCTGTGGAGCACGGTGTCTATGACGTCTGGCTCGAAGGCTGCAAGCAAAGCTCGGACGTTCCCAAGCCACAATGA
- the aat gene encoding leucyl/phenylalanyl-tRNA--protein transferase, whose protein sequence is MTDESQQIEITPQILLRAYACGVFPMAEDASDETMLWIEPEFRGVIPLEHFHAPRRLLRTMRNTPYDIRVDTDFGGVMNACAEAAPDRPSTWINGQIHDLYRKLFDMGHCHSVEVWDGHRLIGGLYGVSLGKAFFGESMFSRERDTSKMALVHLVDRLKAGGYSLLDAQFITDHLKQFGALEVPKAEYHELLEAALTDVADFYALDRQVADENPENSPETEA, encoded by the coding sequence ATGACAGACGAGTCCCAACAGATCGAGATCACCCCGCAAATCCTGCTGCGCGCCTATGCCTGCGGTGTCTTTCCGATGGCTGAGGATGCAAGCGACGAAACCATGCTCTGGATCGAGCCCGAGTTTCGCGGCGTCATTCCTCTTGAGCATTTTCACGCACCGCGCCGCCTCTTGCGCACCATGCGCAACACGCCCTATGACATTCGCGTCGATACCGATTTTGGCGGCGTCATGAATGCCTGTGCGGAAGCTGCTCCCGACCGTCCATCAACCTGGATCAACGGCCAGATTCACGATCTCTATCGCAAGCTCTTCGATATGGGGCATTGCCATTCGGTCGAGGTCTGGGACGGGCATCGCCTCATCGGAGGCCTCTATGGCGTATCTCTGGGGAAGGCCTTCTTTGGCGAAAGCATGTTCTCACGCGAGCGGGACACCTCCAAGATGGCGCTGGTCCATCTCGTGGATCGCCTAAAGGCCGGAGGCTACAGCCTGCTTGACGCCCAGTTCATCACCGATCATCTCAAACAGTTCGGCGCTCTGGAAGTGCCCAAAGCCGAATATCATGAATTGCTGGAAGCAGCACTGACCGATGTGGCGGATTTTTACGCCCTTGATCGCCAGGTGGCAGACGAAAACCCGGAAAACAGTCCTGAGACTGAAGCCTGA
- the accC gene encoding acetyl-CoA carboxylase biotin carboxylase subunit has translation MFSKVLIANRGEIALRVLRACKELGIETVAVHSTADADAMHVKLADESVCIGPPSARESYLNIPQILAACEITGADAVHPGYGFLSENARFAQILEEHNVGFIGPSAEHIRIMGDKIAAKQTAKRLGIPVVPGSDGGVGSVEEAKRVSAEMGYPVLIKAASGGGGKGMQVVHKEEDIAIAFSTARSEAAANFGDDTVYIEKYLAKPRHIEVQVMGDGKGHAIHLGERDCSLQRRHQKVWEEAQSPALNAEQQKKIGEICATAMQGLQYSGAGTIEFLYEDGEFYFIEMNTRLQVEHPITEMITGIDLVNEQLKVACGAGLDIRQEDISFNGHAIECRINAENPETFAPSPGRITYYHPPGGLGVRVDSGVYQGYTIPPYYDSLIGKLIVTGRNRVECMMRLRRALDEFIVDGIHTTLPLFRSLVDNPDIANGAYDIHWLEKHLGMK, from the coding sequence ATGTTTTCTAAGGTTCTTATCGCAAACCGTGGCGAAATCGCCCTTCGGGTCTTGCGCGCCTGCAAAGAGCTTGGCATCGAGACCGTGGCCGTGCATTCCACCGCAGATGCCGACGCCATGCATGTCAAGCTCGCGGACGAAAGCGTCTGTATCGGACCGCCGTCTGCCCGCGAAAGCTATCTCAACATTCCGCAGATTCTGGCCGCCTGTGAGATCACCGGCGCCGATGCGGTTCATCCCGGCTATGGCTTCCTGTCGGAAAATGCCCGTTTCGCCCAAATCCTCGAAGAACACAATGTGGGCTTCATCGGACCGAGCGCCGAGCATATCCGCATCATGGGCGACAAGATCGCAGCCAAGCAGACCGCCAAGCGCCTCGGCATTCCGGTCGTTCCCGGCTCCGACGGTGGCGTCGGCTCTGTCGAGGAAGCCAAGCGCGTCTCCGCAGAGATGGGTTATCCCGTGCTGATCAAGGCCGCATCCGGTGGCGGCGGCAAGGGCATGCAGGTCGTGCACAAGGAAGAAGACATCGCGATTGCCTTCAGCACCGCCCGCAGCGAAGCAGCCGCCAACTTCGGCGATGACACGGTCTATATCGAGAAATATCTCGCCAAACCGCGCCACATCGAAGTGCAGGTCATGGGCGACGGCAAGGGCCACGCCATTCACCTTGGTGAGCGTGACTGCTCCCTGCAGCGTCGGCACCAGAAGGTCTGGGAAGAAGCCCAGTCTCCTGCCCTCAATGCCGAACAGCAGAAGAAGATCGGCGAGATCTGCGCCACGGCCATGCAAGGCCTGCAATATTCCGGCGCTGGCACCATCGAGTTCCTCTATGAGGATGGCGAGTTCTATTTCATCGAAATGAACACCCGCTTGCAGGTGGAGCATCCGATCACCGAAATGATCACTGGCATCGATCTGGTCAACGAGCAGCTCAAGGTTGCCTGTGGCGCAGGACTTGATATCCGGCAGGAAGACATTTCCTTCAATGGTCATGCCATCGAATGCCGCATCAACGCTGAAAACCCGGAAACTTTCGCTCCGTCGCCGGGCCGCATCACCTACTACCATCCGCCGGGAGGCCTTGGGGTGCGCGTCGATTCCGGCGTCTATCAGGGCTACACCATCCCGCCCTATTATGACAGCCTCATCGGCAAGCTGATCGTGACCGGCCGCAACCGCGTCGAATGCATGATGCGCCTGCGCCGCGCACTCGACGAGTTCATCGTCGATGGCATTCACACGACCCTACCGCTGTTCCGGTCTCTCGTTGACAATCCGGACATTGCCAACGGTGCCTATGACATCCACTGGCTCGAAAAGCACTTGGGCATGAAATAA
- the accB gene encoding acetyl-CoA carboxylase biotin carboxyl carrier protein, with the protein MSKEKNYLDPDYIRQLAELVKESDLTEIEIEQDDLRIRVAREIIVHQATVSAPAVAAPVAAPAVAAAAPAAAPAAEASLANAQRCPMVGTAYLSPEPGAAPFIAVGDQIKEGQTLMIVEAMKTMNQIPATKSGKVTAILVENGQPVEYDEPLVIIE; encoded by the coding sequence ATGTCAAAAGAAAAGAACTATCTCGATCCAGATTACATCCGCCAGCTTGCCGAACTCGTCAAAGAGAGCGATCTGACGGAAATCGAAATCGAACAGGACGATCTGCGCATCCGGGTTGCCCGTGAAATCATCGTGCACCAAGCAACCGTCAGCGCACCAGCCGTTGCCGCTCCGGTTGCAGCCCCTGCCGTTGCAGCAGCAGCTCCCGCCGCAGCCCCTGCTGCCGAGGCAAGCCTTGCCAATGCGCAGCGCTGCCCGATGGTCGGCACCGCCTATCTGTCGCCAGAGCCCGGCGCTGCACCCTTCATCGCGGTCGGCGACCAGATCAAGGAAGGCCAGACCCTGATGATCGTGGAAGCCATGAAGACCATGAACCAGATCCCGGCAACCAAATCCGGCAAGGTGACCGCAATCCTGGTGGAAAATGGCCAGCCGGTAGAATATGACGAGCCCCTCGTCATCATCGAATAG